From the Candidatus Methylomirabilota bacterium genome, the window AGGCACCCTTCTTGCTCCGCCTCCCGCGTCATGCGCCCGGCGGAGCCCCGACGGCCCGGCCAGGCGGGGCGGCCGCGACGGCGTCCCTGGGCGGCCCTGGTAACCCTCCTCGTCCTCTTCCTGGCACTCACTGGACACATGCGCCGCACCGTCATCCAGCCCGCGGCCGATGCCGGCCCGGACGGCCCGGTGAAAGTGATCGCCCAGGTGCTGGTAGAGCGCGAAGGTCAGGTCGTCAAGCGCGGATCGGCGGTGATCGTCGCCGCCCGCGAAGAGTACGGAGAGGCGGTCTGCTACCTCCTGACCGTGGGACACGTCTTGGACGGCCGCCAGGCCTCGGACTCGGTCCAGGTGCTCCTGCCCGACGGAAATGACTGGCGCCCGGTGCGGGGCGAGGCGATCCAGCAGGTAGACGCCGGCGAACGCGACCTGGCGGTGCTGCGCGCCATCGCGACGTGCCGGCCGGCGCGGATCGGCGTGGGTCCCGAACGCGATGGCGACGTGTGGCTCGCCGGCTTCCCCGGCGAGGGGCAGGTTCGCGTCTGGCCCGGGCACGCGCGCGAGGCGTCCTGGTTCGGCACCCTCCGATGGATCGTCGAGGGAACGGTCACCGAGGGCGCGAGCGGCGGCGGCGTGTTCGACGCCCAGACCGGGCGCCTCCTCGGCCTCATCCAGGGTTACTGGACGGCGCGCCTCGTCATGCCCGGCGGCGCGATCGCGGGTGTGGCGCGGATCGGCACCGCGGCCGTGATCCCCATCACCCGCGTCCGCGCGCTTCTCGAGGAATGGGGGTTCGAAGACCTCCTGGACAGTGCTCGATAGCCGTCAGCCGGCCAATCCGCGGGAGCGGCGGAGGAGCCGCGTGAGGTAACCCTCGAGCTCAGCCAGCACCGCGCGTTTCGCCGTCACCGCCATCGCTTCGACCGGTTCTGCGCCTCCCCGCCGATGGACCAGCAGGGTGCCCGAAAACTCCTCGGCCCGCTCGTCGACCGCAGCCAGCTGCCGGATGCCGAGAATCTCCCACTCGCCGATGTGCTCCGTCATGCGCCCTCCCGCTCCGGTGTGGTCGGGATGCCATGCCCGGGCCCAGTGTAGCGCGGCCGGCGCCGGAGGGCCGGTCATCCCGGCGGGCCGAGGAGGTGGAGCGGTCTCGCCGGTGTGGTGACGCGGAGCACCTCGTCGAGGGTGGTGAGCCCGGCCGCCACCTTGCGGATCCCGTCGTCGTAGAGCGTCTGCAGGCCAGCCGCGCGCACCGCCGCGTGAAAGCGCGTCCCCCCGGCTTCCCGGGCGAGCAGTGCCCGCGTCTCGTCGTCGAGCGCGAGCAGCTCGTAGATCCCCGTGCGACCGCGGTAGCCGGTGTGTCGACAGGCCGAACAGCCGCGACCCCGGACGAGGGCACCCGCCGCCTCGCGGAGCCGAGGCACCTCGGCCAGCAGGGCCGACGGAACGACCGCCGGGACCCGGCAGCTCGGGCAGACGAGGCGCACGAGCCGCTGACTGATGACGCCGATGGTCGAGGCGGCCACCAGATAAGGATCGATACCGAGGTTCACCACGCGGAGGATGGCGCTCGCCGCGTCGTTGGTGTGCATCGTGCTCAGCAGGAGGTGACCCGTCAGCGAGGCACGGAACGCGACCTCGGCCGTCTCGCCGTCACGGATCTCGCCGACCATGATGATGTCCGGGTCCTGCCGGAGGATCGCCCGGAGGGCTTCGGCGAAGGTGAGACCCGCCCGCTCGTTGATCTGAATCTGGGTGATCCCGGGGATCTCGTATTCGACCGGGTCCTCCACCGAGATGATGTTGAGGTGCTCGGCCCGCACCCGGTGGATACACGCCCGCAGCGTCGTGGTCTTCCCGCAGCCGGTGGGCCCCGTCACCAGGAGCATCCCGTGGGAATGCGCGAGCATCTTGTCGACCAGCGTGAGCTGATCGACGCTCAGCCCGAGGTGCTCGAGAGCCAGGAGCCCTCGTCCCGGCTCGAACAGCCGGAGTACCACCTTCTCGCCGTGGCGGCACGGCAGGGTCGAGACCCGAAGGTCGGCGTCGACGGTTCCGGTCCGGATCCGGATGTGGCCGTCCTGTGGCACGCGCCGCTCTGCGATGTCCAGGCTGGCCATGACCTTGATCCGGGACACCACCGCCGTGTGGAGCGCCCGGGGAATCTCGCGCACCTTGACGAGGAAGCCATCCATGCGGGTCCGGACGAGGAGGCGGTCGCGTTCCGGCTCGAGGTGGATGTCGCTGGCGCCGTCGGCCAGCGCCTGCCGGATCAGGTCATCGACCAGCCGGATGATCGGCTCCACGACTTCGGCGCTCCGCCCCCGCGCCGGGCTGCCCGCGCTCCCGCCGTTCTGGGCGGAGGGGCGGGTCGGTATCGCGAGCGGTTCCTTCATGGTCGTCGGTGCCGATCCCATGCACAGGGAGTACCAGGCCCCTCCGGCCGGCGAGGCGCGATTCGCGCGGGGTTGTGAGCCGGCGGCGACGCGGGCGCGCGCGGCCCGGTACAGGTCGTCGACGAATTCGTCCGGGGGCCGTGGTCGGGTACAATGCGCGGGATGGAGTCGCGAGACGAGCCGGTCGACGCGGAGAGCCCCTCGCGAGGGTGGACGACCGACACCCGCCGGGCCGGACGCGACTGGATCGAGTCGCTCGCCGTGTACCTCGAGCGACGGCTCATCATCGTCTTCCTCTTCGGCTTCGCCAGCGGCCTGCCGCTGCTCCTCACCCTCTCCACCCTGTCGATCTGGCTCACCGAGCAGGGCGTGAGCCTCACCGCCATCGGCCTCTTTGCCATGGTCGGCACCCCCTACACCCTCAAGTTTCTCTGGGCCCCCATGATCGATCGGGCGCCGATCCCCGGCCTGACCGCCTGGCTCGGCCGGCGCCGCTCCTGGCTCCTCGCCATTCAGGCGTGCCTGATCCTGGCCATCCTCGCCCTCGGCGCCACGCGTCCGGGTCAGGCGCCCTTCTGGACCGCACTCTGGGCCCTGGTGGTGGCCTTCTTCTCGGCCAGCCAGGACATCGTCATCGACGCCTACCGGATCGAGAGCGTGCGGGAGCACGAGCAGGGCGCGGCGGCGGCCATGACCCAGTTCGGGTATCGCATCGGCATGCTGGCGAGCGGGGCGGGAGCCCTGTACCTGGCCGAGTCCGTCTCCTGGTTCGGGGTCTACGCCGTCATGGCCGCCCTCATGCTGGTCGGCGTCGCCACGACCGTCGCGAGCCCCGAGCCGCTCGTCGGCGCGCCGACCGGCCCCCCGGGGGGCGGCGCGCTGGCGCGGGTCCGGGAGGCGGTCATCGAGCCCTTCGCGGAGTTCATCCGGCGGAGCGGCCTCAAGGTCGCCGGGCTGGTCCTCGCCTTCATCCTGCTCTACAAGTTCGGGGACGCCTTCGCCGGCGTCATGGCCAACCCCTTCTACGTGAAGATCGGCTTCACCAAGGCGGAGATCGCCGGCGTCACCAAGATCTTCGGGCTCGCGGCCACGCTGGCCGGCGTGTTCCTGGGCGGGGTGGTGGTCACCCGCTACGGGGTGATGCCGGCCTTGCTCGGCTGCGGGGTCCTCCAGATGCTGTCCAACCTCATGTTCGTCGTGCAGGCCATGATGGGGCACGACGTCTCCACGCTCATGCTGACCATCGGCCTCGAGAACCTCACGGGCGGCATGGGCTCGGCCGCGTTCGTGGCCTACCTGTCGCTCTTGTGCAACGTCGCGTATACGGCGACCCAGTACGCGCTCTTCTCCTCCTTCATGGCGGTCGGGCGGACCCTTCTCTCGTCGACGAGCGGCTGGGTCGCCGACCATGTGGACTGGGTGTCCTTCTTTCTCATCTCGACGGTCCTGGCCGTGCCGGGACTCCTCATCCTCGGGTGGATGATGCGGCGCTTTCCGACGGCCGGCCGACCGGCGACGCTCCGACCGTAAGTGCCGGCGTCCCCGCGAATCCGACCGGGCGAGGCGCTCGGCGTCGGCTTCGAGGGCACGACGCTCCCCGCCGACGTGGTAGCACTGGCCGAGACATCCGGCCTCGCCGCCGTGATCCTGTTCGCCCGGAACTGCCCCTCGCTGGACACGGTCCTCGCCCTCACCGCCGCCGGCCGAGCCCTCGGCCCGGACGTCCTCGTGCTCGTGGATCACGAGGGCGGACGCGTGCACCGGCTGCCGCCGCCGTTCACCCGGTTTCCGCCCGCCGCCGCCGTCGGGCGCGCGAAAGACCCGGCTCTCGCCGGCGCGGTCGCGCGCGCCATGGCGCGTGAGCTCCGGGCGGCCGGGTTCGACTCCGGCCTCACCCCGGTCCTCGATTGCCTGACCGACCCCGGCAACACCGTGATCGGCGACCGCGCATTCGCCGCCGACCCCGAGACCGTCGCCGCCTGTGGAGTGGCCTTCATCACCGCGGCGCTCGAGGAGGGGCTGATTCCCGTCGCCAAGCACTTCCCCGGGCACGGCCGCACCGCCGTCGACTCGCACCTGGCCTTGCCCCAGATCGACGCCCCCGCCGCGATGGTCGAGCAGGTCGAGCTGCTGCCCTTTCGCCGGGCGATCGCCGCCGGCTGTCTCGGCGTGATGGTCGCCCACATCCGCTATCCGGCCCTGGACGCCGACTGGCCCGCGTCCCTCTCGCACGCGGTGATCGGAGGACTTCTGCGCGGGC encodes:
- a CDS encoding GspE/PulE family protein, coding for MKEPLAIPTRPSAQNGGSAGSPARGRSAEVVEPIIRLVDDLIRQALADGASDIHLEPERDRLLVRTRMDGFLVKVREIPRALHTAVVSRIKVMASLDIAERRVPQDGHIRIRTGTVDADLRVSTLPCRHGEKVVLRLFEPGRGLLALEHLGLSVDQLTLVDKMLAHSHGMLLVTGPTGCGKTTTLRACIHRVRAEHLNIISVEDPVEYEIPGITQIQINERAGLTFAEALRAILRQDPDIIMVGEIRDGETAEVAFRASLTGHLLLSTMHTNDAASAILRVVNLGIDPYLVAASTIGVISQRLVRLVCPSCRVPAVVPSALLAEVPRLREAAGALVRGRGCSACRHTGYRGRTGIYELLALDDETRALLAREAGGTRFHAAVRAAGLQTLYDDGIRKVAAGLTTLDEVLRVTTPARPLHLLGPPG
- a CDS encoding AmpG family muropeptide MFS transporter, which codes for MESRDEPVDAESPSRGWTTDTRRAGRDWIESLAVYLERRLIIVFLFGFASGLPLLLTLSTLSIWLTEQGVSLTAIGLFAMVGTPYTLKFLWAPMIDRAPIPGLTAWLGRRRSWLLAIQACLILAILALGATRPGQAPFWTALWALVVAFFSASQDIVIDAYRIESVREHEQGAAAAMTQFGYRIGMLASGAGALYLAESVSWFGVYAVMAALMLVGVATTVASPEPLVGAPTGPPGGGALARVREAVIEPFAEFIRRSGLKVAGLVLAFILLYKFGDAFAGVMANPFYVKIGFTKAEIAGVTKIFGLAATLAGVFLGGVVVTRYGVMPALLGCGVLQMLSNLMFVVQAMMGHDVSTLMLTIGLENLTGGMGSAAFVAYLSLLCNVAYTATQYALFSSFMAVGRTLLSSTSGWVADHVDWVSFFLISTVLAVPGLLILGWMMRRFPTAGRPATLRP
- a CDS encoding trypsin-like peptidase domain-containing protein, which translates into the protein MRRTVIQPAADAGPDGPVKVIAQVLVEREGQVVKRGSAVIVAAREEYGEAVCYLLTVGHVLDGRQASDSVQVLLPDGNDWRPVRGEAIQQVDAGERDLAVLRAIATCRPARIGVGPERDGDVWLAGFPGEGQVRVWPGHAREASWFGTLRWIVEGTVTEGASGGGVFDAQTGRLLGLIQGYWTARLVMPGGAIAGVARIGTAAVIPITRVRALLEEWGFEDLLDSAR
- the nagZ gene encoding beta-N-acetylhexosaminidase, with product MPASPRIRPGEALGVGFEGTTLPADVVALAETSGLAAVILFARNCPSLDTVLALTAAGRALGPDVLVLVDHEGGRVHRLPPPFTRFPPAAAVGRAKDPALAGAVARAMARELRAAGFDSGLTPVLDCLTDPGNTVIGDRAFAADPETVAACGVAFITAALEEGLIPVAKHFPGHGRTAVDSHLALPQIDAPAAMVEQVELLPFRRAIAAGCLGVMVAHIRYPALDADWPASLSHAVIGGLLRGRLGFTGLVVSDDLEMQAVAQTWGVGAAAVRFVEAGGDLALVCRDATSRGEALGALEAALAAGRLSLDAARRRRAALRALASARPTPDVGVIGCAEHRELAAEVARRGGA